A genomic window from Salvia miltiorrhiza cultivar Shanhuang (shh) chromosome 5, IMPLAD_Smil_shh, whole genome shotgun sequence includes:
- the LOC131024179 gene encoding uncharacterized protein LOC131024179 yields the protein MERRRFVLFLAALSCFVGFYEASPGDADPVYRACVLQCEKTGCVGEKCFQHCNFSSDGNPIDGPWYLQEPLYIQWKQWDCRSDCRYHCMLSREEERHELGYKPVKYHGKWPFRRIYGIQEPVSVAFSALNLAVQFHGWVSFYILVNYKLPFRPNKKTYYEYTGLWNIYAIFAMNAWLWSAVFHSRDVDLTEKLDYSSAVALLGCSLMLAIIRAFNVRLEAARVMVAAPLIAFVTTHILYLNFYELDYGLNMKVCVAMGVVQIAIWAVWGGVSGHPSRWKLWVVVLGGALAMLLEIYDFPPYLGLVDAHALWHATTIPLTYLWWSFVRDDAEHRTSVLLKKTK from the exons ATGGAACGGCGTCGTTTCGTTCTCTTTCTAGCTGCCCTCTCATGCTTTGTCGGATTTTACGAAGCGAGCCCCGGTGACGCTGATCCAGTGTACAG GGCTTGTGTTTTGCAATGCGAGAAGACTGGATGTGTGGGGGAAAAGTGCTTTCAACACTGTAATTTTTCCTCTGATGGAAACCCCATTGATGGTCCATGGTATCTGCAGGAGCCACTTTACATTCAGTGGAAGCAATGGGACTGCCGCAGTGACTGTCGTTACCACTGCATGCTCTCTAGAGAAGAAGAAAGACATGAACTTGGCTACAAGCCTGTAAAGTACCATGGCAAGTGGCCATTCAGGCGTATTTATGGGATCCAG GAACCTGTTTCTGTTGCTTTCTCTGCTCTTAATCTTGCGGTACAGTTTCATGGATGGGTATCATTCTACATCCTTGTAAACTACAAACTGCCCTTTAGACCGAACAAGAAGACATATTATGAATACACAGGCCTCTGGAACATATATGCAATCTTCGCAATGAATGCGTGGCTTTGGAGTGCAGTTTTCCACAGTCG AGATGTTGATTTGACTGAGAAGCTGGACTACTCATCTGCAGTGGCATTACTTGGATGTTCTCTTATGCTGGCTATAATACGAGCTTTCAATGTGAGGCTTGAGGCTGCAAGAGTCATGGTTGCAGCTCCCCTAATAGCATTTGTGACAACTCATATCTTGTATTTGAACTTCTATGAACTCGACTATG GATTGAACATGAAAGTTTGCGTGGCGATGGGTGTCGTACAGATAGCTATCTGGGCAGTCTGGGGCGGTGTCTCTGGCCACCCTTCTCGTTGGAAGCTGTGGGTGGTTGTACTCGGAGGTGCTCTTGCCATGCTCTTGGAGATTTATGATTTCCCTCCGTACTTGGGACTTGTTGACGCTCATGCCCTTTGGCACGCAACCACAATTCCGCTCACATACTTATGGTGGAGTTTCGTAAGAGACGATGCAGAGCATAGAACCTCGGTTCTCCTCAAGAAGACCAAGTAG